A single genomic interval of Carbonactinospora thermoautotrophica harbors:
- a CDS encoding RsmB/NOP family class I SAM-dependent RNA methyltransferase: MTRRPAGYPRQNRRPAPRGTRPDPARRLAYEVLRAVHDRDAYANLVLPALLRERGLEGRDAAFATELTYGTLRGQGTYDAVLGACVDRPLDQVDPPLLDLLRLGAHQLLAMRVPAHAAVSATVDLARAVTGEGRAKFVNAVLRRVAARDLEGWLGEVAPPYATDPAGHLAVAHAHPRWVVNALRDALTAAGGGSWEETADLLRADNLRPQVTLVARPGQAEVAELVGLGAEPGRWSPYAAVLPEGDPHALEPVRAGRAAVQDEGSQLVALALARAPLVGPDARWLDLCAGPGGKAALLAGLAPGADLLAVELQPHRARLVSRALAHAPGRHQVVVADGRDPAWRTGVFDRVLLDAPCTGLGALRRRPEVRWRRRPEDVPELARLQRELLRSALDAVRPGGLVAYVTCSPHLAETRVVVDDVLGERAGGVAYVDARPLFPAGMPDLGPGPVVQLWPHRHGTDAMFLALLRRVG, translated from the coding sequence GTGACTCGAAGACCCGCAGGCTACCCGCGGCAGAACCGTCGCCCCGCGCCGCGCGGCACGCGGCCTGACCCCGCGCGGCGGCTGGCGTACGAGGTGCTGCGCGCGGTCCACGACCGCGACGCGTACGCCAACCTCGTCCTGCCCGCGCTGCTGCGCGAACGTGGTCTGGAGGGCCGGGACGCGGCGTTCGCCACCGAGCTCACCTACGGCACGCTGCGCGGTCAGGGCACCTACGACGCGGTGCTGGGCGCCTGCGTGGACCGGCCCTTGGACCAGGTCGACCCGCCGCTGCTCGACCTGCTGCGGCTCGGCGCGCACCAACTGCTCGCGATGCGCGTGCCGGCGCACGCGGCCGTGTCCGCCACCGTCGACCTGGCTCGCGCGGTCACCGGTGAGGGCCGCGCCAAGTTCGTCAACGCCGTGCTGCGCCGGGTCGCGGCCCGCGACCTGGAGGGCTGGCTGGGTGAGGTGGCACCCCCGTACGCCACCGACCCCGCCGGCCACCTCGCGGTCGCGCACGCCCACCCGCGCTGGGTGGTGAACGCGCTGCGCGACGCGTTGACCGCCGCCGGCGGCGGCAGCTGGGAGGAGACCGCGGACCTGCTGCGCGCCGACAACCTCCGGCCGCAGGTCACGCTGGTCGCCCGGCCCGGCCAGGCCGAGGTGGCCGAGCTGGTCGGGCTCGGCGCTGAGCCGGGCCGTTGGTCACCGTACGCGGCCGTGCTGCCCGAGGGCGACCCGCACGCGCTGGAGCCGGTGCGCGCGGGCCGCGCCGCGGTCCAGGACGAGGGCAGTCAGCTGGTCGCCCTCGCCCTCGCCCGCGCGCCGCTGGTCGGGCCCGACGCCCGCTGGCTGGACCTGTGCGCCGGTCCCGGCGGCAAGGCCGCCCTGCTCGCCGGGCTCGCCCCCGGCGCCGATCTGCTCGCGGTGGAACTCCAGCCGCACCGGGCGCGGCTCGTCAGCCGGGCGCTGGCGCACGCGCCCGGCCGGCACCAGGTGGTGGTCGCGGACGGCCGGGATCCGGCGTGGCGGACCGGTGTGTTCGACCGGGTGCTGCTCGACGCGCCGTGCACCGGCCTGGGCGCGCTGCGGCGCCGGCCGGAGGTCCGGTGGCGGCGCCGGCCGGAGGACGTGCCCGAGCTGGCCCGGCTGCAACGCGAGCTGCTGCGGTCCGCCCTCGACGCGGTCCGCCCCGGTGGCCTGGTCGCGTACGTGACGTGCTCCCCGCACCTCGCCGAGACCCGCGTGGTGGTCGACGACGTGCTGGGCGAGCGCGCCGGTGGGGTGGCGTACGTGGACGCGCGCCCCCTGTTCCCGGCCGGCATGCCCGACCTGGGTCCCGGCCCGGTCGTGCAGCTGTGGCCGCACCGGCACGGCACCGACGCGATGTTCCTGGCCCTGCTGCGGCGTGTCGGCTGA
- the fmt gene encoding methionyl-tRNA formyltransferase yields the protein MRLVFAGTPEVAVPSLEALLESRHEVVAVVTRPDAPAGRGRKLVASPVARRAEEAGIEVIKTSRPGEPWFLERLAELAPDCCPIVAYGALIPKAALDIPRHGWVNLHFSLLPAWRGAAPVQHAIMAGDDITGAATFQLEEGLDTGPVYGVVTEEIRPTDTSGDLLERLARSGARLLVATMDGIEDGTLRPVPQPADGVSYAPKLTPQDARVDWSAPALRVDRLIRACTPAPGAWTTFRGERLKLYPVRLRTDVTDLAPGALRADKNTVLAGTATCAVELGDVQPQGKRRMPADAWARGVRLTETDVLV from the coding sequence GTGCGGCTCGTCTTCGCCGGCACCCCCGAGGTCGCCGTCCCGTCGCTGGAGGCCCTGCTCGAGTCCCGGCACGAGGTCGTCGCCGTGGTCACGCGGCCCGACGCGCCCGCCGGCCGGGGTCGCAAGCTGGTCGCCAGCCCGGTGGCGCGGCGCGCCGAGGAAGCCGGGATCGAGGTGATCAAGACCTCCCGCCCGGGTGAGCCGTGGTTCCTGGAGCGGTTGGCCGAACTCGCCCCGGACTGCTGCCCGATCGTGGCGTACGGCGCGCTGATCCCGAAGGCCGCGCTGGACATCCCCCGGCATGGTTGGGTGAACCTGCACTTCTCGCTGCTGCCCGCCTGGCGCGGCGCCGCGCCCGTGCAGCACGCGATCATGGCCGGGGACGACATCACCGGCGCCGCGACCTTCCAGCTGGAGGAGGGTCTGGACACCGGCCCGGTGTACGGGGTGGTGACCGAGGAGATCCGGCCCACCGACACCAGCGGCGACCTGCTGGAGCGGCTCGCCCGCTCCGGGGCGCGGCTGCTGGTCGCCACCATGGACGGCATCGAGGACGGCACGCTGCGGCCGGTGCCCCAGCCCGCCGACGGCGTCTCGTACGCGCCCAAGCTCACCCCGCAGGACGCCCGCGTAGACTGGTCCGCGCCGGCCCTGCGCGTGGACCGGCTGATCCGCGCCTGCACCCCGGCGCCCGGCGCGTGGACGACGTTCCGGGGCGAGCGGCTCAAGCTGTACCCGGTCAGGCTCCGCACCGACGTCACCGACCTCGCGCCCGGCGCGCTGCGCGCGGACAAGAACACGGTCCTGGCCGGCACCGCCACCTGTGCGGTCGAGCTGGGCGACGTGCAGCCGCAGGGCAAGCGCCGGATGCCGGCGGACGCCTGGGCGCGCGGCGTGCGGCTCACCGAGACCGACGTGCTCGTCTGA
- the def gene encoding peptide deformylase codes for MAVQPIRLFGDPVLRTPAEPVTDFDKELRVLVKDLFDTMLDAPGVGLAAPQIGVSLRVFTYYVDGELGHLVNPDLDLSSEEQEGPEGCLSLPGLQFDTKRARRVVAKGFNMHGEPVVLEGSDLLARCIQHETDHLDGILFIDRLDREQRKQALRMIREAEWSGEPAPQVRFSPHDTFGKAI; via the coding sequence GTGGCCGTCCAACCGATCCGCCTGTTCGGCGACCCGGTGTTGCGCACGCCGGCGGAGCCGGTGACCGACTTCGACAAGGAGCTGCGGGTCCTGGTGAAGGACCTGTTCGACACGATGCTCGACGCCCCCGGCGTGGGGCTCGCGGCTCCGCAGATCGGGGTCAGCCTGCGGGTCTTCACCTACTACGTGGACGGCGAGCTGGGCCACCTGGTCAACCCGGACCTGGACCTCTCCTCCGAGGAGCAGGAGGGGCCGGAGGGGTGCCTGTCGCTGCCCGGGCTGCAGTTCGACACCAAGCGCGCCCGGCGGGTGGTCGCCAAGGGCTTCAACATGCACGGCGAGCCGGTGGTGCTGGAGGGCAGTGACCTGCTGGCCCGGTGCATCCAGCACGAGACCGACCACCTGGACGGGATCCTGTTCATCGACCGGCTCGACCGCGAGCAGCGCAAGCAGGCGCTGCGGATGATCCGCGAGGCCGAGTGGTCCGGCGAGCCGGCGCCCCAGGTCAGGTTCTCGCCCCACGACACCTTCGGCAAGGCCATCTGA
- a CDS encoding primosomal protein N', whose translation MSDQLQLIRAAVRKARPKPAVEPSAELPVARVAVDVPLAHLDRPFDYLVPEGMAEQAVPGARVRVRFAGQLVDGFILERAAESEHPGRLSPLQRVVSPEPVLAPEIAELARAVADRYAGTLADVLRLAIPPRHAAAEAEPSPEPADPPAPPEPGDWARYEAGPQYLHALAAGGAPRAVWTALPGPAVGDWPVLVALAVQATLAGGRGALVVVPDGRDVARVSAALDAAVGAGRYVALTHELGPAERYRRWLAVRRGGVRAVVGTRAAMFAPVRDLGLVVVWDDGDDLHAEPRAPYPHVREVLGLRAHLAGCAALIGGFARTAEGARLLASGWARPLAATRAEVRRAAPLVRAAGEDAELARDEAARTARLPSLAFRVAREALRHGPVLVQVPRRGYLPALACERCRALARCPRCAGPLALASSHAVAHCRWCGKPAGGWRCPECAWARFRAQVVGARRTAEELGRAFPSVPVRTSGRDGVLATVPGEPALVIATPGAEPVAAGGYAAALLLDGWALLGRPDLRAGEETLRRWLNAAALVRPASEGGTVVVLAEPSLAPVQALIRWDPAGYAERELADRSALGFPPAARMASVTGPRPAVDDLLASVELPEAAEVLGPVPLPGNREGTPQERALIRVPPARTRALCGALRAALAARSARKDPDSVRVQVDPLELV comes from the coding sequence GTGAGCGACCAGCTGCAGCTCATCCGGGCAGCCGTGCGCAAGGCCCGCCCGAAGCCGGCCGTCGAGCCGAGCGCCGAGCTGCCGGTCGCGCGCGTCGCGGTCGACGTGCCGCTGGCGCACCTGGACCGCCCGTTCGACTACCTGGTGCCGGAGGGCATGGCCGAGCAGGCCGTGCCCGGTGCGCGGGTCCGGGTGCGGTTCGCCGGCCAACTGGTGGACGGGTTCATCCTGGAGCGCGCCGCCGAGAGCGAGCACCCCGGCAGGCTGAGCCCGCTGCAGCGGGTGGTGTCGCCCGAGCCGGTGCTCGCGCCGGAGATCGCCGAGCTGGCCCGGGCGGTCGCCGACCGGTACGCCGGCACCCTCGCCGACGTGCTGCGCCTGGCGATCCCGCCCCGGCACGCCGCCGCCGAGGCCGAGCCGAGCCCGGAGCCAGCCGACCCGCCCGCGCCGCCGGAGCCCGGGGACTGGGCGCGGTACGAGGCCGGACCGCAGTACCTGCACGCGCTCGCCGCCGGCGGCGCGCCCCGCGCGGTGTGGACCGCGCTGCCCGGTCCGGCGGTCGGCGACTGGCCCGTCCTGGTCGCGCTCGCCGTCCAGGCGACGCTGGCCGGCGGGCGGGGCGCGCTGGTCGTCGTGCCGGACGGCCGGGACGTGGCCCGGGTGAGCGCCGCCCTCGACGCGGCGGTCGGCGCGGGCCGGTATGTGGCGCTCACCCACGAGCTGGGCCCGGCCGAGCGGTACCGGCGCTGGCTCGCGGTCCGGCGCGGCGGCGTCCGCGCGGTCGTCGGCACCCGCGCCGCCATGTTCGCGCCCGTCCGCGATCTGGGTCTGGTCGTGGTCTGGGACGACGGCGACGACCTGCACGCCGAGCCCCGGGCCCCCTACCCGCACGTGCGGGAGGTCCTCGGCCTGCGCGCCCACCTCGCCGGCTGCGCGGCGCTGATCGGCGGGTTCGCCCGCACCGCGGAGGGCGCGCGGCTGCTCGCCTCCGGCTGGGCGCGCCCGCTCGCCGCGACCCGGGCCGAGGTGCGGCGAGCCGCGCCCCTGGTCCGCGCCGCCGGTGAGGACGCCGAACTGGCCCGGGACGAGGCCGCGCGCACCGCCCGGCTGCCCAGCCTGGCGTTCCGGGTGGCCCGGGAGGCGTTGCGCCACGGCCCGGTCCTGGTCCAGGTGCCCCGGCGCGGGTACCTGCCGGCGCTGGCCTGCGAGCGCTGCCGCGCCCTCGCGCGCTGCCCCCGCTGCGCGGGCCCACTGGCGCTGGCCTCCTCGCACGCGGTCGCTCACTGCCGCTGGTGCGGCAAGCCGGCCGGCGGGTGGCGCTGCCCGGAATGCGCCTGGGCCCGGTTCCGCGCCCAGGTCGTGGGCGCCCGCCGGACCGCCGAGGAACTGGGGCGCGCGTTCCCGTCGGTGCCGGTGCGCACCTCCGGCCGGGACGGGGTCCTGGCCACGGTGCCCGGCGAGCCCGCCCTGGTCATCGCCACCCCCGGGGCCGAGCCGGTGGCCGCGGGCGGGTACGCCGCGGCGCTGCTGCTCGACGGCTGGGCCCTGCTCGGCCGGCCCGACCTGCGCGCCGGGGAGGAGACGCTGCGCCGCTGGCTGAACGCCGCAGCCCTGGTCCGCCCGGCTTCAGAGGGCGGCACGGTCGTGGTGCTCGCCGAGCCCAGTCTCGCCCCGGTGCAGGCCCTGATCCGGTGGGACCCCGCCGGGTACGCCGAGCGCGAGCTGGCCGACCGGTCCGCTCTGGGCTTCCCGCCCGCCGCCCGGATGGCCTCGGTCACCGGGCCGCGCCCAGCCGTGGACGACCTGCTCGCCAGCGTCGAGCTGCCCGAGGCCGCGGAGGTCCTGGGCCCGGTGCCGCTGCCCGGCAACCGCGAGGGCACCCCGCAGGAGCGTGCCCTGATCCGCGTCCCGCCCGCGCGGACCCGGGCGCTGTGCGGGGCGCTGCGCGCCGCCCTGGCCGCCCGCAGCGCCCGCAAGGACCCGGACTCTGTGCGGGTCCAGGTGGACCCGCTGGAGCTGGTCTGA
- the metK gene encoding methionine adenosyltransferase gives MARRLFTSESVTEGHPDKIADQISDSILDALLKEDPRSRVAVETLITTGLVHVAGEVTTEAYADIPTIVREKILEVGYDSSKKGFDGASCGVTVSIGSQSPDIAQGVETAYEARVEGDTDELDRQGAGDQGIMFGYACDETPELMPLPIMLAHRLARRLARVRKDGTIPYLRPDGKTQVTIEYAGDRPVRVDTIVVSSQHASDIDLETLLAPDIREHVVEPELAELDIDTENYRLLVNPTGRFEIGGPMGDAGLTGRKIIIDTYGGMARHGGGAFSGKDPSKVDRSGAYAMRWVAKNVVAADLARRCEAQVAYAIGKAEPVGMFVECFGTEVVPVEKIQEAILQVFDLRPAAIIRDLDLLRPIYAQTAAYGHFGRDLPDFTWERTNRVEELRRAAGL, from the coding sequence GTGGCCCGTCGTCTCTTCACCTCGGAGTCGGTGACCGAGGGGCACCCGGACAAGATCGCCGATCAGATCAGCGACTCGATCCTGGACGCGCTGCTCAAGGAGGACCCCAGGAGCCGGGTCGCCGTCGAGACGCTGATCACCACCGGCCTCGTGCACGTCGCCGGTGAGGTGACCACCGAGGCGTATGCCGACATCCCGACGATCGTGCGGGAGAAGATCCTCGAAGTCGGCTACGACTCGTCCAAGAAGGGCTTCGACGGCGCGTCCTGTGGTGTGACGGTCTCGATCGGCTCGCAGTCGCCGGACATCGCCCAGGGCGTGGAGACCGCGTACGAGGCGCGGGTCGAGGGCGACACCGACGAGCTGGACCGGCAGGGCGCCGGCGACCAGGGGATCATGTTCGGGTACGCCTGCGACGAGACGCCCGAGCTGATGCCGCTGCCGATCATGCTGGCCCACCGGCTGGCCCGCCGGCTGGCCCGGGTGCGCAAGGACGGGACGATCCCGTACCTGCGCCCGGACGGCAAGACCCAGGTCACGATCGAGTACGCCGGTGACCGGCCGGTCCGAGTCGACACGATCGTGGTGTCCAGCCAGCACGCCTCCGACATCGACCTGGAGACGCTGCTCGCCCCGGACATCCGCGAGCACGTCGTCGAGCCGGAGCTGGCCGAGCTGGACATCGACACCGAGAACTACCGGTTGCTGGTCAACCCGACCGGCCGGTTCGAGATCGGCGGCCCCATGGGCGACGCGGGCCTGACCGGTCGCAAGATCATCATTGACACGTACGGCGGCATGGCCCGCCACGGGGGCGGGGCGTTCTCCGGCAAGGACCCGTCCAAGGTCGACCGCTCCGGCGCGTACGCCATGCGCTGGGTCGCCAAGAACGTGGTCGCCGCGGACCTGGCCCGTCGCTGCGAGGCGCAGGTCGCGTACGCGATCGGCAAGGCCGAGCCGGTCGGCATGTTCGTGGAGTGCTTCGGCACCGAGGTTGTCCCGGTGGAGAAGATCCAGGAGGCGATCCTGCAGGTCTTCGACCTGCGGCCGGCCGCGATCATCCGCGACCTGGACCTGTTGCGCCCGATCTACGCGCAGACCGCCGCGTACGGCCACTTCGGCCGTGACCTGCCGGACTTCACCTGGGAACGCACCAACCGGGTCGAGGAGCTGCGGCGCGCCGCCGGCCTCTGA
- the coaBC gene encoding bifunctional phosphopantothenoylcysteine decarboxylase/phosphopantothenate--cysteine ligase CoaBC, with amino-acid sequence MPTQHEPVPRDGQQERPQQHARHRPRVVLGVSGGIAAYKACELLRRFTESGHRVRVVPTEAALRFVGAATWAALSGEPVATEVFETVHEVPHVRIGQQADLVVVAPATADLLAKAAHGLADDLLTNTLLTARCPVVFAPAMHTEMWEHPATRENVATLRRRGAIVIEPAVGRLTGADTGPGRLPEPEEIFAVCRRVLARGLAGMRADLAGRRVVVSAGGTREPIDPVRFIGNRSSGRQGYALAATAVARGAEVTLVSANVALPDPAGARIVRVGSAEELREAVVAAAKDADAVVMAAAVADFRPVRRSAVKIKKTDAEPEPIVLTRNPDVLAEICAHRARPDQVIVGFAAETDNVLANGRAKLVKKGCDLLVVNQVGEGVGFESPSNEAVILGADGSQTPVPYGPKETLADTVWDLVAQRLG; translated from the coding sequence ATGCCGACCCAGCACGAGCCCGTCCCGCGGGACGGGCAGCAGGAGCGGCCCCAGCAGCACGCGCGGCACCGCCCCCGCGTCGTTCTCGGCGTCAGCGGGGGCATCGCCGCGTACAAGGCCTGCGAGCTGCTGCGCCGGTTCACCGAGTCCGGTCACCGTGTGCGCGTGGTGCCCACCGAGGCCGCGCTGCGGTTCGTCGGCGCCGCCACCTGGGCGGCGTTGTCCGGTGAGCCGGTGGCCACGGAAGTCTTCGAGACCGTGCACGAGGTGCCGCACGTGCGGATCGGTCAACAGGCCGACCTGGTCGTGGTCGCCCCGGCGACCGCCGACCTGCTCGCCAAGGCCGCGCACGGTCTCGCCGACGACCTGCTCACCAACACGTTGCTGACCGCCCGCTGCCCGGTCGTGTTCGCGCCGGCCATGCACACCGAGATGTGGGAGCACCCGGCCACCCGGGAGAACGTGGCGACCCTGCGGCGGCGCGGCGCGATCGTCATCGAGCCCGCGGTCGGCCGGCTCACCGGCGCCGACACCGGGCCCGGGCGGCTGCCCGAGCCGGAGGAGATCTTCGCGGTCTGCCGGCGCGTGCTCGCCCGCGGGCTCGCCGGGATGCGGGCCGACCTGGCCGGCCGCCGCGTCGTCGTGTCGGCCGGCGGCACGCGCGAGCCGATCGACCCGGTGCGGTTCATCGGCAACCGCTCCTCCGGCCGTCAGGGGTACGCGCTGGCCGCCACCGCGGTGGCGCGCGGCGCCGAGGTGACGCTGGTCTCGGCCAACGTGGCGCTGCCCGACCCGGCCGGGGCGCGGATCGTGCGCGTCGGCTCGGCCGAGGAGCTGCGCGAGGCGGTGGTCGCCGCGGCCAAGGACGCCGACGCCGTGGTGATGGCGGCCGCCGTGGCCGACTTCCGGCCGGTGCGCCGGTCCGCGGTCAAGATCAAGAAGACCGACGCCGAGCCGGAGCCCATCGTGCTCACCCGCAACCCGGACGTGCTCGCCGAGATCTGCGCGCACCGCGCCCGGCCGGACCAGGTGATCGTCGGGTTCGCCGCGGAGACCGACAACGTGCTGGCCAACGGCCGCGCCAAGCTCGTCAAGAAGGGGTGCGACCTGCTCGTGGTCAACCAGGTCGGTGAGGGGGTGGGCTTCGAGAGCCCCAGCAACGAGGCGGTCATCCTCGGCGCCGACGGGTCGCAGACCCCGGTCCCGTACGGGCCCAAGGAGACGCTCGCCGACACGGTCTGGGACCTGGTCGCCCAGCGTCTAGGCTAG
- the rpoZ gene encoding DNA-directed RNA polymerase subunit omega, which translates to MSSSSAAPEGIINPPIDELLEACPSKYSLVIWAAKRARQINAYYSQLGEGLLEYVGPLVDTHVHEKPLSIALREINEGLLTAESVEEERRPAQQQP; encoded by the coding sequence GTGTCCAGTTCGTCTGCCGCGCCTGAAGGCATCATCAACCCGCCCATCGACGAGCTGCTCGAGGCGTGTCCCTCCAAGTACAGCCTCGTCATCTGGGCTGCCAAGCGAGCGCGCCAGATCAACGCGTACTACTCGCAGCTCGGCGAAGGCCTGCTCGAGTACGTCGGTCCGCTCGTGGACACCCACGTCCACGAGAAGCCGCTCTCGATCGCGCTTCGCGAGATCAACGAGGGCCTGCTGACCGCCGAGTCCGTCGAGGAAGAGCGGCGCCCGGCGCAGCAGCAGCCCTAG
- the gmk gene encoding guanylate kinase gives MASPDDVSTARRPRLTVLSGPSGVGKSTVVAHIREAHPEVWLSVSATTRKPRPGEIHGVHYYFVDDAEFDRMIEAGEFLEWAEFAGSRYGTPRQPVLEKLAAGVPTLLEIDLQGARQVREAMPEALLVFLAPPSWDELVRRLVGRGTEPPDVIQRRLEAAEAELAAEKEFDVTLVNTSVEDVVRKLLALMHVS, from the coding sequence GTGGCAAGTCCTGACGACGTCTCCACGGCGCGACGTCCGCGGCTGACCGTGCTTTCCGGACCCTCCGGGGTCGGGAAAAGCACCGTTGTCGCGCACATACGAGAGGCCCACCCGGAGGTGTGGCTTTCGGTGTCTGCCACGACCCGCAAGCCGCGCCCCGGCGAGATCCACGGCGTCCACTACTACTTCGTGGACGACGCGGAGTTCGATCGCATGATCGAAGCCGGGGAATTCCTCGAGTGGGCGGAGTTCGCCGGCAGCCGGTACGGCACTCCCCGGCAGCCAGTGCTGGAGAAGCTGGCTGCCGGGGTGCCGACCCTCCTGGAGATCGACCTCCAGGGGGCTCGGCAGGTCCGGGAGGCGATGCCGGAGGCGCTGCTGGTCTTCCTCGCGCCGCCCAGCTGGGATGAGCTGGTCCGACGCCTGGTCGGGCGGGGGACTGAGCCGCCGGACGTGATCCAGCGCCGGTTGGAGGCCGCCGAGGCCGAGCTCGCCGCGGAGAAAGAGTTCGACGTGACGCTGGTGAACACGTCCGTCGAGGACGTCGTCCGAAAGCTGCTAGCCTTGATGCACGTCAGCTGA
- the mihF gene encoding integration host factor, actinobacterial type, with protein sequence MALPPLTPEQRAAALAKAAEARRERAEVKNRLKHSGASLSEVIKEGQTNDVIGKMKVSALLESLPGVGKVRARQIMERLGISESRRVRGLGANQIAALEREFGGKS encoded by the coding sequence GTGGCCCTTCCGCCCCTGACTCCCGAACAGCGTGCGGCTGCGCTCGCCAAGGCCGCCGAGGCCCGGCGGGAGCGCGCCGAGGTGAAGAACCGTCTCAAGCACTCCGGCGCGTCCCTCTCCGAGGTCATCAAGGAAGGCCAGACCAACGACGTCATCGGCAAGATGAAGGTCTCGGCCCTGCTCGAGTCGCTGCCGGGCGTTGGCAAGGTGCGGGCTCGACAGATCATGGAGCGTCTCGGCATTTCCGAGAGCCGGCGCGTGCGCGGTCTCGGCGCCAATCAGATCGCTGCCCTCGAGCGCGAGTTCGGTGGCAAGTCCTGA
- the pyrF gene encoding orotidine-5'-phosphate decarboxylase, with product MSTKPAPVAVALDAQDLDTALRWAEQTGPYVSTIKVGLELYLKHGAQAVQRTREASGGRDLFLDLKLHDIPNTVAGAARGVAALRPTYLTVHASGGAAMIRAAVEALPQTRIAAVTVLTSLSEADLSAVGLIGPPLDAARRLAALAVAAGARAIVCSPREVAAVRAEVGPDVTLITPGVRPPGAAHGDQTRVATPEQALADGADLLVIGRPITGAADPAAAAREIGAALARWAAPGPPKVDDPCGDGGESARLLEECE from the coding sequence TTGTCCACCAAGCCCGCCCCTGTAGCAGTAGCCCTCGACGCCCAGGACCTCGACACGGCCCTCCGCTGGGCGGAGCAGACCGGCCCGTACGTGAGCACGATCAAGGTCGGCTTGGAGCTGTACCTCAAGCACGGCGCGCAAGCCGTCCAGCGGACCCGGGAGGCCAGCGGCGGACGTGACCTGTTCCTCGACCTGAAGCTGCACGACATCCCCAACACGGTGGCCGGCGCGGCCCGCGGCGTGGCCGCGCTGCGCCCCACCTACCTCACCGTGCACGCCAGCGGTGGGGCGGCCATGATCCGGGCGGCGGTCGAGGCGCTGCCGCAGACCAGGATCGCGGCCGTCACGGTCCTCACGTCGCTGTCAGAGGCCGATCTGTCCGCCGTCGGGTTGATCGGCCCACCCCTGGACGCCGCGCGGCGGCTCGCGGCGCTGGCGGTCGCGGCGGGCGCCCGCGCGATCGTCTGCTCCCCGCGCGAGGTGGCCGCCGTGCGAGCCGAGGTGGGCCCGGACGTCACGCTGATCACGCCGGGTGTTCGCCCGCCCGGTGCCGCGCACGGGGACCAGACGCGGGTCGCCACCCCCGAGCAGGCGCTCGCCGACGGCGCCGACCTGCTGGTGATCGGCCGACCCATCACGGGGGCGGCCGACCCGGCCGCGGCGGCCCGGGAGATCGGCGCGGCGCTGGCGCGCTGGGCGGCGCCGGGTCCACCGAAGGTGGACGATCCGTGCGGTGATGGCGGGGAGTCGGCTCGACTGCTGGAAGAATGCGAGTAA
- a CDS encoding dihydroorotate dehydrogenase, whose amino-acid sequence MGTTLDPGAVDLAVDLAGLRLPNPITTASGCAAAGRELGQFFDVAEIGAVVTKSIMGRPRSGRPTPRMAETPSGMLNSIGLQGPGIDAFLEKDLPWLAAQGARAIVSIAGGTVEEFAELAVRLRGQEPVVALEVNISCPNVANRGQVFACDPGAAADVVAAVRAGADPAVPVFAKLSPDVTDIVAIARACVDAGADGLSLINTLLGMAIDTDTMRPVLANHTGGLSGPAIKPVAVRCVWQVHAALPHVPIIGMGGVRTGLDALELMLAGASAVSVGTAIFNDPSAPVRVLAELRQALAERGIAKAVEVIGLAHRR is encoded by the coding sequence ATGGGAACCACTCTCGACCCGGGCGCCGTCGACCTGGCCGTCGACCTGGCCGGCCTGCGGCTGCCCAACCCGATCACGACCGCGTCCGGGTGCGCGGCCGCCGGCCGGGAGCTGGGCCAGTTCTTCGACGTGGCCGAGATCGGCGCGGTCGTCACCAAGTCGATCATGGGCCGGCCCCGGTCCGGCCGGCCCACGCCCCGCATGGCCGAGACCCCGAGCGGCATGCTCAACTCGATTGGCCTGCAGGGTCCTGGCATCGACGCCTTCCTGGAGAAGGACCTGCCCTGGCTGGCCGCCCAGGGGGCGCGCGCGATCGTGTCGATCGCCGGCGGCACGGTGGAGGAGTTCGCCGAGCTGGCGGTACGGCTGCGCGGCCAGGAACCGGTCGTCGCGCTGGAGGTCAACATCTCCTGCCCGAACGTCGCCAACCGGGGCCAGGTGTTCGCCTGCGACCCGGGCGCGGCCGCGGACGTGGTGGCCGCCGTGCGCGCTGGCGCCGACCCGGCCGTGCCAGTGTTCGCGAAGCTCTCCCCGGACGTGACCGACATCGTGGCGATCGCCCGGGCGTGCGTGGACGCCGGGGCGGACGGCCTGTCGCTGATCAACACCCTGCTCGGCATGGCGATCGACACCGACACGATGCGCCCGGTCCTGGCCAACCACACCGGCGGGCTGTCCGGCCCGGCGATCAAGCCGGTCGCGGTCCGGTGCGTCTGGCAGGTCCACGCCGCGCTGCCGCACGTACCGATCATCGGCATGGGCGGTGTCCGCACCGGCCTGGACGCCCTGGAGCTCATGCTCGCCGGCGCCTCGGCCGTCTCGGTCGGCACGGCCATCTTCAACGACCCCTCAGCACCGGTCCGCGTCCTGGCCGAGCTGCGCCAGGCCCTCGCCGAGCGCGGTATCGCCAAGGCCGTCGAGGTCATCGGCCTGGCGCACCGCAGGTGA